The Pyrus communis chromosome 2, drPyrComm1.1, whole genome shotgun sequence genome includes a window with the following:
- the LOC137725274 gene encoding serine carboxypeptidase-like 42, producing the protein MGRCCFSGILTVLLGCVWLVLLGAVEGYPAEDLVVSLPGQPSVGFKQYAGYVDVDVKAGRSLFYYFVEADKQPDRKPLTLWLNGGPGCSSIGGGAFTELGPFYPTGDGRGLRRNKMSWNRASNLLFVESPAGVGWSYSNTSSDYNSGDASTARDMHTFLLKWYEKFPTFRSRELFLTGESYAGHYIPQLAIAILDHNKQSTGFKFNLKGVAIGNPLLRPDHDARATYEYFWSHGMISDEIGLTIMNECDFDDYVSANTHNVSLECNKAVSQAKQIVGDYINDYDVILDVCYPSIVEQELRLRKMATKISVGVDVCMTYERRFYLNLPEVQEALHANRTNLPYTWSMCSGVLNYSDTDWNINILPLLTRIVQNHIPIWVFSGDQDSVVPLLGSRTLIRELAHDLKFPITVPYGAWFHKGQVGGWATEYGNLLTFATVRGAAHMVPYAQPSRALRLFSSFVHGRRLPNTTLPSIYE; encoded by the exons ATGGGTAGGTGTTGTTTTAGTGGGATTTTGACTGTGTTGTTGGGGTGTGTGTGGTTGGTGCTGCTGGGTGCAGTGGAGGGATACCCAGCAGAGGATCTGGTAGTGAGTCTGCCTGGTCAGCCAAGTGTTGGGTTCAAACAGTATGCTGGGTATGTTGATGTGGATGTGAAAGCTGGGAGGAGTTTGTTTTACTACTTTGTTGAAGCAGATAAGCAGCCTGACAGGAAGCCGCTCACTCTTTGGCTCAATGGAG GTCCGGGGTGTTCTTCCATCGGCGGAGGTGCCTTTACGGAGTTGGGTCCATTTTATCCAACGGGTGATGGTAGAGGCCTCCGGAGAAATAAAATGTCATGGAACAGAG CATCAAATCTTCTTTTTGTTGAGTCTCCTGCTGGAGTAGGATGGTCATACTCGAATACTAGTTCAGATTATAACTCTGGGGATGCCTCAACTG CAAGAGATATGCACACATTCTTGCTGAAATGGTATGAGAAGTTTCCAACATTCAGATCCCGAGAGTTGTTTCTTACCGGAGAAAGCTATGCAG GGCACTACATACCACAATTGGCCATTGCCATATTAGACCATAATAAACAATCAACTGGTTTCAAGTTCAATCTTAAAGGGGTTGCT ATTGGGAATCCACTGCTGAGACCTGATCATGATGCTCGGGCAACATATGAATACTTTTGGTCTCATGGAATGATTTCTGATGAAATTGGCCTTACTATCATGAACGAATGCGATTTTGACGATTATGTCTCTGCAAATACTCACAATGTAAGTCTTGAATGCAACAAAGCAGTAtctcaagcaaaacaaatagTTGGTGATTACATAAACGATTACGATGTGATTCTTGATGTTTGCTATCCATCTATAGTGGAGCAAGAGTTACGACTGCGGAAAATG GCTACTAAGATAAGTGTTGGAGTTGATGTATGTATGACATATGAAAGACGGTTTTATTTGAACCTTCCTGAAGTTCAGGAAGCCCTTCATGCAAATCGTACAAACTTGCCTTATACTTGGAGTATGTGCAGTGG CGTTCTTAATTACAGCGATACTGATTGGAACATCAACATCCTTCCCTTGCTCACAAGGATAGTTCAAAATCATATTCCCATTTGGGTTTTCAG TGGGGATCAAGATTCTGTGGTACCATTATTGGGCTCCCGGACACTGATACGTGAACTAGCACATGACCTAAAGTTCCCGATAACAGTCCCATACGGAGCTTGGTTTCACAAGGGCCAG GTGGGCGGTTGGGCTACAGAGTACGGAAATCTGTTGACATTTGCCACAGTAAGGGGCGCTGCTCATATGGTCCCCTATGCTCAACCTTCAAGAGCATTGCGCCTCTTCAGTTCATTTGTTCATGGTCGAAGATTGCCCAACACAACGCTTCCTTCCATTTACGAGTAA